Proteins encoded together in one Carya illinoinensis cultivar Pawnee chromosome 3, C.illinoinensisPawnee_v1, whole genome shotgun sequence window:
- the LOC122304024 gene encoding zinc finger CCCH domain-containing protein 2-like: protein MSSSVCAEQHKLHTSHQLLSKKQLKNIDIPPRKLLGRRLPTQEAEMYFSDSPRFSSSLDESTLLRKFLPYNGGDDDSDDSDPYSSDHFRMYEFKVRRCTRSRSHDWTDCPFAHPGEKARRRDPRRFHYSGQVCPEYRRGGCSRGDSCEFAHGVFECWLHPARYRTEACKDGKNCKRKVCFFAHTPRQLRILPLNSQNSSPIEHPCKKKFLKSSGSNHCCLFCHCATSSPTSTLVGMSHLSPPLSPPLSPVKQRSINGLSPISRYADRFVSSESGGGMQQLNPGVLSYKDVLTELMSSFEAMNFSEEASPLSAKSPNVPWVDVSFNSEDQPQFILSPSTPSPYGSENFFSGNCSSKSFVDDGGNNNDNNKNKVNVENPWSCSDPDLGWVNELLM from the coding sequence ATGAGCAGTAGCGTTTGTGCAGAGCAACACAAGCTCCATACCTCCCACCAACTCCTCTCCAAAAAACAGCTCAAGAACATAGATATCCCACCGAGAAAGCTCCTCGGCCGCCGCCTTCCGACCCAAGAAGCCGAAATGTATTTTTCCGACTCCCCGCgcttctcctcctccttggaCGAGTCCACCCTCTTGCGGAAATTCTTGCCCTATAATGGTGGCGACGATGACTCTGATGACTCCGACCCTTACTCCTCTGACCACTTCCGCATGTACGAGTTCAAGGTCCGCCGCTGCACGCGTAGCCGTAGCCACGACTGGACCGACTGCCCTTTTGCACATCCTGGGGAAAAAGCCCGCCGCCGTGACCCCCGGCGGTTCCACTACTCTGGTCAGGTGTGCCCGGAGTACCGCCGCGGCGGATGTAGCCGTGGTGATAGCTGTGAGTTTGCTCACGGCGTGTTCGAGTGCTGGCTGCACCCTGCCAGGTACCGAACCGAGGCTTGCAAAGATGGGAAAAACTGTAAGCGAAAGGTGTGCTTCTTTGCTCACACGCCTCGCCAGCTTCGTATTCTGCCACTGAATTCTCAGAACTCTTCGCCGATAGAGCATCCTTGCAAGAAGAAATTCCTGAAATCCTCCGGCTCGAATCATTGCTGCTTGTTTTGTCATTGCGCAACCTCTTCACCGACTTCAACGCTAGTAGGTATGTCCCATTTGTCTCCGCCGCTTTCTCCGCCTCTTTCCCCTGTGAAACAGCGTTCCATTAATGGTTTATCACCGATTTCTCGATACGCTGACCGATTTGTAAGCTCCGAGTCCGGTGGTGGTATGCAACAGCTGAATCCTGGGGTGCTGAGCTACAAAGATGTGCTAACTGAGCTCATGAGCTCGTTCGAGGCCATGAATTTCAGTGAAGAAGCCTCGCCTTTGTCTGCTAAAAGCCCAAATGTGCCTTGGGTTGATGTTTCCTTCAACAGTGAAGATCAGCCACAGTTTATTCTTTCACCCTCAACACCAAGCCCTTATGGGTCTGAAAATTTTTTCAGCGGGAACTGCTCGAGCAAGAGCTTCGTTGATGATGGCGGCAACAATAAcgacaacaacaaaaacaagGTCAATGTGGAAAATCCTTGGTCTTGCTCTGATCCTGATCTTGGGTGGGTCAATGAACTTCTGATGTAG